In one Solanum dulcamara chromosome 1, daSolDulc1.2, whole genome shotgun sequence genomic region, the following are encoded:
- the LOC129894688 gene encoding LOW QUALITY PROTEIN: tryptophan aminotransferase-related protein 4-like (The sequence of the model RefSeq protein was modified relative to this genomic sequence to represent the inferred CDS: inserted 1 base in 1 codon) gives MTLLVNIYFFSKMYYYDKEKLSWSQRAAEEAEKVASISCSGLGRAYIDGYINGDGKPICECYSCYAGIDCSLFSPNCSADAEDGDPLFLEPFWMQNAASSAVVVAGWHRMSYLFPNQSYISKELDKNIRKIHAIANNAITHGKYIVFGSGSTQLLHAAVHALPWINXSTKVVAKKIPYYALYKHQTEYFQTRHYEFEGDSSMLKNKSDFAGNVIEFVTSPNNPDGNLESPVLKGPNVKPIYDHAYYWPHYTAIPAPADEDLMIFSMSKLTGHARTRFGWAIVKDVKVHKRMMEFIDLAEMGISKDVQLRALTLLKVVVQGEGKQIFNFAQQILRDRWEKLSHIFSLTKHFSLQTIPAQYCTFLERTREPSPAYAWVKCKRKEDKNCAEVFRVAKIIGRPGRKFLAEDHYVRFSLLKGQHDFDMLIYRLKELISQEYEAMLKFLIIR, from the exons ATGACA TTGCTtgtgaatatatatttttttagtaaaatGTATTATTATGATAAGGAGAAATTGAGTTGGAGCCAAAGAGCAGCAGAAGAAGCAGAAAAAGTTGCTTCAATTTCATGTTCTGGCCTTGGAAGAGCCTATATTGATGGTTATATTAATGGTGATGGAAAGCCTATTTGTG AATGCTATTCTTGTTATGCTGGCATTGATTGCTCTTTATTTTCCCCCAATTGTTCTGCTGATGCTGAAGA TGGTGATCCTCTATTCTTGGAACCATTCTGGATGCAAAATGCAGCTAGCAGTGCAGTAGTAGTAGCAGGTTGGCATAGAATGAGCTATTTATTTCCTAATCAGTCCTACATATCCAAAGAGCTTGAcaaaaacataagaaaaataCATGCAATTGCCAACAATGCTATTACACATGGAAAATACATTGTCTTTGGATCAGGCTCTACTCAGCTCCTACATGCTGCAGTTCATGCTCTTCCCTGGATAA ATTCAACAAAAGTGGTTGCAAAGAAAATTCCTTATTACGCG CTTTATAAGCATCAAACGGAATACTTTCAAACACGTCATTACGAATTTGAAGGAGACTCATCCATGTTGAAGAACAAATCAGATTTTGCTGGAAATGTGATTGAGTTTGTGACTTCACCAAACAATCCAGATGGAAATTTGGAAAGTCCAGTTCTAAAAGGCCCAAATGTGAAGCCCATTTATGATCATGCTTATTACTGGCCTCATTACACAGCAATTCCAGCACCTGCTGATGAAGATCTCATGATTTTCTCCATGTCTAAGCTCACTGGTCATGCTAGAACCAGATTTGG GTGGGCTATTGTGAAAGATGTGAAAGTGCATAAAAGAATGATGGAATTTATTGATTTGGCTGAAATGGGGATCTCAAAGGATGTCCAGTTGAGAGCTTTAACACTTTTGAAAGTTGTTGTTCAAGGAGAAGGCAAGCAAATCTTCAATTTTGCACAGCAAATCTTGAGGGATCGCTGGGAAAAATTGAGTCACATCTTCTCCCTTACTAAACATTTTAGCCTCCAAACAATTCCAGCTCAGTATTGCACATTTCTTGAAAGAACCAGAGAGCCATCTCCAG CTTATGCATGGGTAAAGTGTAAGAGGAAAGAAGATAAAAACTGCGCAGAAGTCTTTAGAGTTGCAAAAATTATAGGTCGTCCAGGTAGAAAATTCTTAGCAGAAGATCATTATGTTAGATTCAGCTTGCTGAAGGGCCAACATGATTTTGACATGTTGATCTATCGACTGAAAGAATTGATCTCCCAAGAATATGAAGCAATGTTAAAGTTTTTAATTATTAGATGA